From Anopheles arabiensis isolate DONGOLA chromosome 3, AaraD3, whole genome shotgun sequence, a single genomic window includes:
- the LOC120902866 gene encoding short/branched chain specific acyl-CoA dehydrogenase, mitochondrial, whose protein sequence is MLQNVLRQVVRSVGSIGTRSFASSSFGTAKSATSPLTYLSEDEMVMKETVAKLAQEQIAPLVKKMDEEHQFDPSVVRALFDNGLMGIEVSDEYGGSACNFMTTMLVVEELSKVCPATAAFVDIHNTLVNSLMIKLGTAEQKSKYLPKLSQEYSGSFALSEPSAGSDAFSLKTTAKKDGNHYILNGTKMWISNSDLSGVFLIMANANPSAGYRGITTFIVEREYEGFTVGKKESKLGICASGTCTLHMDNVRVPEENILGEFGKGYQYAAGFLNEGRIGIGAQMIGLAQGCLDATIPYLLERKQFGSDLYSFQSMQHQIATIATEIEAARLLTYNAARLQEAGAPFLKQAAMAKYYASEVAQRTTVKCIDWMGGVGFTKDFPQEKFYRDCKIGAIYEGTTNMQLSTIAKVMKKEYQS, encoded by the coding sequence ATGCTGCAAAACGTTCTCCGCCAGGTGGTCCGCTCGGTGGGCTCGATCGGTACGCGATCGTTTGCCAGCAGCTCGTTCGGCACGGCCAAGAGTGCCACCTCGCCCCTCACCTACCTGAGCGAGGACGAGATGGTGATGAAGGAAACGGTCGCCAAGCTGGCCCAGGAACAGATTGCCCCGCTGGTGAAGAAGATGGACGAGGAGCACCAGTTCGATCCGTCTGTCGTGCGCGCCCTGTTCGACAACGGGCTGATGGGGATTGAGGTGAGCGACGAGTACGGGGGCAGTGCGTGTAACTTCATGACCACCatgctggtggtggaggagctgTCCAAGGTGTGCCCGGCGACGGCCGCCTTCGTCGACATCCACAACACGCTCGTCAACTCGCTCATGATCAAGCTCGGCACGGCGGAACAGAAGAGCAAGTACCTGCCCAAGCTCAGCCAGGAGTACAGCGGTAGCTTCGCCCTGTCCGAACCGTCGGCCGGGTCGGATGCGTTCTCGCTGAAAACCACCGCCAAGAAGGACGGCAACCACTACATCCTAAACGGCACGAAGATGTGGATCTCCAACTCGGACCTGTCGGGTGTGTTCCTGATCATGGCGAACGCGAACCCTTCGGCCGGCTACCGTGGCATCACGACGTTCATCGTGGAGCGCGAGTACGAAGGTTTCACCGTGGGCAAGAAGGAAAGCAAGCTGGGCATCTGTGCGTCCGGTACCTGCACGCTGCACATGGACAATGTGCGCGTGCCGGAGGAGAACATTCTCGGCGAGTTCGGCAAGGGGTACCAGTACGCGGCCGGCTTCCTGAACGAGGGCCGCATCGGTATCGGGGCGCAGATGATTGGGCTGGCCCAGGGCTGCCTGGACGCGACCATCCCGTACCTGCTGGAGCGCAAACAGTTCGGCTCGGATCTGTACTCGTTCCAGAGCATGCAGCATCAGATCGCGACGATCGCGACCGAGATCGAGGCGGCTCGGCTGCTGACGTACAATGCGGCCAGGTTGCAGGAGGCCGGCGCACCCTTCCTGAAGCAGGCCGCCATGGCCAAGTATTACGCGTCCGAGGTGGCCCAGCGCACGACGGTGAAGTGTATCGATTGGATGGGCGGCGTCGGCTTTACGAAGGATTTCCCGCAGGAGAAGTTCTACCGCGATTGTAAGATCGGTGCGATCTACGAGGGCACGACCAACATGCAGCTCAGCACGATCGCGAAGGTCATGAAGAAGGAGTACCAATCGTAA
- the LOC120899924 gene encoding ovarian-specific serine/threonine-protein kinase Lok isoform X2 has protein sequence MANSEAILDTQTATQTQMTQDTALESQPIEHPSYGQLLGKHVKMKSLDLRHSEFKVGREGTCHLILDEDNLPPSKLCRISKHHFTIKKDLNDTTSPTYIHDHSRNGTYVNGRLIGPNKCMILKHNDIISIAGVSIRAFVYYDLRYSMQSDIKAKELLDRYHVGRKLGSGACGTVYLLHDTVSCQPYAMKHVAKDPLNERSRPKFLNDPLRVMNEVNIMKNLDHPCVIKMHDIVDKPDSVYMVLEYMKGGDLLSRIISKGFLPEKTAKLFFLQMCHAVKYLHEQGITHRDLKPDNILLEDHNEYTLLKVSDFGLSKFVRKNSVMRTICGTPLYVAPEVLQTGGRGSYTRKVDIWSLGVVLFTMLSGTLPFSDEYGSPAVEQIKRGNFKMRHSVWKQVSSLAKKLIYDILNVNPHSRPSIDTLLQSSWLRDPDIVGRAEQLMKISLRVEEPAPKRTTTSDVENNNTSPVSSFAPPSKRKRRL, from the exons ATGGCAAACAGTGAAGCAATTCTGGACACACAGACGGCCACCCAGACCCAGATGACGCAAGATACGGCGCTGGAAAGTCAACCGATCGAGCATCCTAGCTATGGCCAGCTGCTGGGCAAGCatgtgaaaatgaaaagcCTCG ACCTGCGCCACAGTGAGTTTAAGGTGGGACGAGAAGGCACATGCCATCTGATCTTGGATGAAGACAACCTTCCGCCCTCCAAGTTGTGCCGAATTTCGAAGCATCACTTCACGATCAAGAAGGATCTGAACGACACAACCAGCCCTACCTACATACAT GACCATTCCCGAAACGGAACGTACGTAAACGGGCGACTGATTGGGCCGAACAAATGCATGATCCTGAAGCACAACGATATCATCTCGATCGCGGGCGTCAGCATACGGGCTTTCGTGTACTACGACCTGCGGTACAGCATGCAGTCGGACATTAAGGCGAAGGAGCTGCTGGATCGATATCACGTCGGCCGCAAGCTGGGCTCGGGTGCGTGCGGAACGGTCTATCTGCTGCACGATACTGTCTCCTGCCAACCGTACGCCATGAAGCACGTGGCGAAGGATCCGCTGAACGAGCGGAGCCGTCCAAAGTTCCTGAACGATCCACTGCGGGTGATGAACGAAGTTAACATTATGAAAAATCTCGACCAC CCCTGCGTGATCAAAATGCACGACATCGTCGACAAACCTGACTCGGTGTACATGGTGCTAGAGTACATGAAGGGTGGCGATCTGCTGTCGCGCATTATTAGCAAAGGTTTTCTGCCAGAAAAGACGGCCAAGCTGTTCTTTCTCCAGATGTGCCACGCCGTAAAGTACCTGCACGAGCAAG GAATCACCCATCGCGACCTGAAACCGGACAACATCCTGCTCGAGGATCACAACGAGTACACGCTGCTCAAGGTGTCCGACTTTGGGCTGAGCAAATTCGTGCGCAAAAACTCGGTCATGCGCACCATCTGCGGCACGCCACTGTACGTTGCGCCGGAAGTGCTTCAAACCGGTGGCCGCGGGTCCTACACCCGCAAGGTGGACATCTGGAGCCTGGGCGTGGTGCTGTTCACGATGCTAAGCGGAACCCTGCCCTTCTCGGACGAGTACGGTTCGCCGGCGGTGGAGCAGATCAAGCGCGGCAACTTCAAGATGCGCCACAGCGTCTGGAAGCAAGTATCATCGCTTGCGAAAAAGCTCATCTACGACATACTGAACGTCAATCCCCACTCGCGGCCCTCGATCGACACCCTGCTCCAGAGCAGCTGGTTGCGCGATCCGGACATCGTGGGCCGGGCAGAACAGCTGATGAAGATATCGCTGCGGGTGGAGGAGCCGGCCCCCAAGCGTACCACTACCTCGGATGTGgagaacaacaacaccagcccGGTGAGCAGCTTTGCTCCACCGAGCAAGCGCAAGAGACGACTCTAG
- the LOC120899924 gene encoding ovarian-specific serine/threonine-protein kinase Lok isoform X1 translates to MANSEAILDTQTATQTQMTQDTALESQPIEHPSYGQLLGKHVKMKSLGTKIPTFYVSRAPSIIYDLRHSEFKVGREGTCHLILDEDNLPPSKLCRISKHHFTIKKDLNDTTSPTYIHDHSRNGTYVNGRLIGPNKCMILKHNDIISIAGVSIRAFVYYDLRYSMQSDIKAKELLDRYHVGRKLGSGACGTVYLLHDTVSCQPYAMKHVAKDPLNERSRPKFLNDPLRVMNEVNIMKNLDHPCVIKMHDIVDKPDSVYMVLEYMKGGDLLSRIISKGFLPEKTAKLFFLQMCHAVKYLHEQGITHRDLKPDNILLEDHNEYTLLKVSDFGLSKFVRKNSVMRTICGTPLYVAPEVLQTGGRGSYTRKVDIWSLGVVLFTMLSGTLPFSDEYGSPAVEQIKRGNFKMRHSVWKQVSSLAKKLIYDILNVNPHSRPSIDTLLQSSWLRDPDIVGRAEQLMKISLRVEEPAPKRTTTSDVENNNTSPVSSFAPPSKRKRRL, encoded by the exons ATGGCAAACAGTGAAGCAATTCTGGACACACAGACGGCCACCCAGACCCAGATGACGCAAGATACGGCGCTGGAAAGTCAACCGATCGAGCATCCTAGCTATGGCCAGCTGCTGGGCAAGCatgtgaaaatgaaaagcCTCGGTACTAAAATTCCCACCTTCTACGTTTCTCGTGCTCCGTCTATTATCTACG ACCTGCGCCACAGTGAGTTTAAGGTGGGACGAGAAGGCACATGCCATCTGATCTTGGATGAAGACAACCTTCCGCCCTCCAAGTTGTGCCGAATTTCGAAGCATCACTTCACGATCAAGAAGGATCTGAACGACACAACCAGCCCTACCTACATACAT GACCATTCCCGAAACGGAACGTACGTAAACGGGCGACTGATTGGGCCGAACAAATGCATGATCCTGAAGCACAACGATATCATCTCGATCGCGGGCGTCAGCATACGGGCTTTCGTGTACTACGACCTGCGGTACAGCATGCAGTCGGACATTAAGGCGAAGGAGCTGCTGGATCGATATCACGTCGGCCGCAAGCTGGGCTCGGGTGCGTGCGGAACGGTCTATCTGCTGCACGATACTGTCTCCTGCCAACCGTACGCCATGAAGCACGTGGCGAAGGATCCGCTGAACGAGCGGAGCCGTCCAAAGTTCCTGAACGATCCACTGCGGGTGATGAACGAAGTTAACATTATGAAAAATCTCGACCAC CCCTGCGTGATCAAAATGCACGACATCGTCGACAAACCTGACTCGGTGTACATGGTGCTAGAGTACATGAAGGGTGGCGATCTGCTGTCGCGCATTATTAGCAAAGGTTTTCTGCCAGAAAAGACGGCCAAGCTGTTCTTTCTCCAGATGTGCCACGCCGTAAAGTACCTGCACGAGCAAG GAATCACCCATCGCGACCTGAAACCGGACAACATCCTGCTCGAGGATCACAACGAGTACACGCTGCTCAAGGTGTCCGACTTTGGGCTGAGCAAATTCGTGCGCAAAAACTCGGTCATGCGCACCATCTGCGGCACGCCACTGTACGTTGCGCCGGAAGTGCTTCAAACCGGTGGCCGCGGGTCCTACACCCGCAAGGTGGACATCTGGAGCCTGGGCGTGGTGCTGTTCACGATGCTAAGCGGAACCCTGCCCTTCTCGGACGAGTACGGTTCGCCGGCGGTGGAGCAGATCAAGCGCGGCAACTTCAAGATGCGCCACAGCGTCTGGAAGCAAGTATCATCGCTTGCGAAAAAGCTCATCTACGACATACTGAACGTCAATCCCCACTCGCGGCCCTCGATCGACACCCTGCTCCAGAGCAGCTGGTTGCGCGATCCGGACATCGTGGGCCGGGCAGAACAGCTGATGAAGATATCGCTGCGGGTGGAGGAGCCGGCCCCCAAGCGTACCACTACCTCGGATGTGgagaacaacaacaccagcccGGTGAGCAGCTTTGCTCCACCGAGCAAGCGCAAGAGACGACTCTAG